A single Bacillus sp. OxB-1 DNA region contains:
- a CDS encoding methyltransferase domain-containing protein: protein MSVTNCQVCGFIYSEWFGDTRNGVPKGTSLHELAGSLCNRCGMQGERHVKELSAIYESMEADYYDQFAGKSGISFYGDLLERDESAQHVLEVGVGTGRIAIEISRRGIPVTGIDNSGDMLKFAKKKAKALFRNRPSLLEVVEMDALQLELPKTFSHILLPDGFLQHFTAMSEQVGLLQKVHSHLKKDGILAVDIILPPVSREWTFSHRKKLMNRQEISLDIRGGTSLTRQVYYYEATFEKFVNRNSEGRYRVDREMSLMLPKEAGLLLESQGFTVLEMVNNYQLYKPQGWTTSYLENCVVTPSLTKEDSLQETIQDGLQPFQENVWQNGGYPLGGVIQEQHAGDVEYWTIIARKA, encoded by the coding sequence ATGTCGGTAACCAATTGCCAAGTGTGTGGATTTATCTACAGTGAATGGTTTGGGGATACGAGAAATGGAGTGCCTAAAGGGACATCCTTACACGAACTGGCTGGCAGCTTGTGCAACCGCTGCGGGATGCAGGGGGAGAGGCACGTGAAAGAGTTGAGCGCCATCTATGAAAGCATGGAAGCGGATTATTATGATCAATTTGCAGGGAAGTCTGGGATTTCTTTTTATGGTGATTTACTGGAGCGTGACGAATCGGCTCAACATGTGCTGGAGGTTGGGGTGGGCACAGGACGCATCGCAATCGAAATCAGCCGAAGGGGCATCCCGGTGACAGGTATTGATAATAGCGGCGACATGTTAAAGTTTGCGAAGAAAAAAGCGAAGGCCTTGTTCAGAAATCGCCCTTCTTTACTTGAGGTCGTTGAAATGGATGCTCTGCAGCTGGAGCTCCCCAAAACCTTTTCACATATTCTCTTGCCTGACGGATTCCTCCAGCATTTTACAGCAATGAGCGAACAAGTTGGGCTACTTCAGAAAGTACATAGCCATTTGAAAAAAGATGGGATTTTGGCGGTTGACATTATCTTGCCGCCAGTGAGCCGGGAATGGACTTTCAGCCATCGGAAGAAATTGATGAATCGCCAAGAAATCTCTTTGGATATCCGGGGAGGGACTTCTTTGACCCGGCAAGTCTACTACTATGAAGCGACATTTGAAAAATTCGTCAACCGGAACAGCGAGGGCAGGTATCGCGTGGATCGCGAGATGAGTCTCATGCTTCCAAAAGAAGCTGGGCTTTTATTAGAGAGCCAAGGCTTTACTGTGTTGGAGATGGTGAACAACTATCAATTGTATAAGCCTCAAGGTTGGACTACGTCTTACTTAGAAAACTGCGTTGTTACTCCTTCCTTAACGAAAGAGGATAGTTTGCAAGAAACAATCCAGGATGGACTCCAACCGTTTCAAGAAAACGTTTGGCAGAATGGAGGATATCCATTGGGTGGAGTCATCCAAGAGCAGCATGCGGGCGATGTCGAATATTGGACAATCATTGCGAGAAAAGCATGA
- a CDS encoding ABC transporter ATP-binding protein, with product MGRPKTDRQGQTTLHVHSRLGVENITAQYDQRVIFEKLSIEIPDKSFTVIIGPNACGKSTLLRTLSNLIKPSAGHVLLDGKEISSYKSKEVAKKLGLLPQSSIAPDGITVANLVAHGRYPYQNLIQQWTEADEHAVLTAMELTNTLDIANRYVDELSGGQRQRVWVAMVLAQQTPLLLLDEPTTYLDISHQIELLELFTDLNEQGNTLVAVLHDLNHAARYATHLIAMKAGKVIAQGNPSDIVTEELVEEVFGLKCKVIQDPITDTPLIVPLGRDRSK from the coding sequence ATGGGTAGACCAAAAACAGATAGACAAGGACAGACGACTTTACATGTGCATTCGCGTCTTGGAGTTGAAAATATCACCGCTCAATACGATCAAAGAGTGATCTTCGAAAAACTCTCAATTGAAATACCGGACAAATCCTTTACAGTCATTATCGGACCGAATGCGTGTGGAAAATCCACCCTGTTACGTACCCTTTCCAATCTGATCAAACCTTCAGCTGGTCATGTACTTTTGGATGGTAAAGAGATAAGTTCATATAAATCAAAAGAGGTAGCAAAAAAGCTTGGGCTATTGCCGCAATCATCCATTGCTCCTGATGGAATCACTGTTGCGAATTTAGTGGCACATGGACGTTATCCCTATCAAAATCTTATTCAGCAATGGACGGAGGCAGATGAACACGCCGTATTAACAGCGATGGAGCTGACCAATACATTAGATATTGCCAATCGCTATGTCGATGAGCTTTCCGGAGGGCAGCGACAGCGAGTCTGGGTGGCGATGGTGCTTGCCCAGCAAACGCCATTGCTTTTGCTGGACGAGCCGACCACTTACTTGGATATCTCCCACCAAATTGAACTGCTCGAATTATTTACAGATCTTAACGAACAGGGAAATACGTTAGTAGCTGTGCTTCATGATTTAAATCATGCTGCACGCTATGCCACTCATCTGATTGCTATGAAAGCGGGCAAGGTGATTGCTCAAGGCAACCCATCCGACATTGTTACGGAAGAACTTGTCGAGGAAGTGTTCGGACTGAAATGCAAAGTCATTCAAGATCCGATAACCGATACGCCGCTAATTGTCCCCCTTGGCCGTGACCGCTCCAAGTAG